The following are encoded in a window of Phragmites australis chromosome 22, lpPhrAust1.1, whole genome shotgun sequence genomic DNA:
- the LOC133904272 gene encoding zinc finger protein 1-like: MAVEAVLDTAAMPSPSREVVTAATSSEEASTVQEQEVEGWAKRKRSRRRRQRALPQEPTEEEYLALCLVMLARGRRDVRAPPPAQEHACSVCGKAFASYQALGGHKASHRKPPAPTPAPALSGADRQEEQKQQAAPAPSSSAVSSSAGSTGAGDGKAAHECNVCGKAFPTGQALGGHKRCHYDGTIGSAAARATAASGPPRVAIGGFDLNLPALPDIAERCTAAGAGGTSAEEEVLSPLALKKPRLMIPA; the protein is encoded by the coding sequence ATGGCGGTTGAGGCGGTTCTTGACACGGCGGCGATGCCGTCGCCGAGCAGGGAGGTGGTGACTGCTGCAACGAGCAGCGAGGAGGCGTCAACGGTGCAGGAACAGGAAGTGGAGGGGTGGGCGAAGCGGAAGCGctcgaggcggcggcggcagcgcgcgCTGCCGCAGGAGCCCACCGAGGAGGAGTACCTGGCGCTGTGCCTCGTCATGCTGgcgcgcggccgccgcgacgTCCGCGCCCCGCCCCCCGCGCAGGAGCACGCGTGCTCCGTCTGCGGCAAGGCGTTCGCGTCGTACCAGGCGCTCGGCGGCCACAAGGCCAGCCACCGGAAGCCTCCGGCGCCGACACCGGCCCCCGCTCTCTCCGGCGCGGATCGTCAGGAGGAGCAGAAGCAGCAGGCAGCGCCGGCGCCCTCGTCGTCCGCCGTGTCCTCGTCCGCAGGATCTACCGGCGCCGGAGATGGCAAGGCGGCGCACGAGTGCAACGTGTGCGGGAAGGCGTTCCCGACGGGCCAGGCGCTGGGTGGGCACAAGCGGTGCCACTACGACGGCACCATCGGcagcgccgccgcgcgcgccaCGGCAGCTAGCGGACCTCCTCGTGTCGCGATTGGTGGCTTCGACCTCAACCTGCCGGCGCTGCCGGACATCGCGGAGCGGTGCACGGCTGCGGGGGCCGGCGGCACGTCGGCAGAGGAGGAGGTGCTCAGCCCGCTCGCCTTAAAGAAGCCCAGGCTCATGATCCCGGCTTGA
- the LOC133904777 gene encoding nucleobase-ascorbate transporter 3-like isoform X1 has protein sequence MGETNQPPPPQPTVAPPPMAMPMQPMMGPPVGAGAFHPPHEQFNHLAYCVHSNPSWVQVAALAFLHYLVMLGSTVMLASIIVPAMGGNAGDKARVIQSFLFMSGINTLLQTLIGTRLPTIMNASFAFVVPVLSIAREFDPNDFASNHQRFVHTIRTTQGALIVASILNMILGFSTIWGAYAKKFSPVIMTPVVCVVGLGLFELGFPQVGKCVEIGLPMLILAVVVQQYVPHYFRHFHERITFLFERYSLLLCIGIVWAFAAILTAAGAYNHVSLKTQQHCRTDRSFLMSSAPWIKIPYPFQWGTPIFTAGHSFGMMGAVLVSAFESTGAHFATARLAGATPPPGHVLSRSIGLQGIGMFLEGIFGAPAGSSVSVENIGLLGLTKVGSRRVIQISTGFMIFFSIFGKFGAFFASIPLPIFAAIYCILFGIVAAVGVSFMQFANKNSMRNIYIVGLSLFLGISIPQYFNEYTSSSSHGPARTNAGWFNDIINTVFASGPTVALIVASILDNTLEVSGHESDRGLSWFTPFLHRRKGFSDPRNEEFYSFPIRVHDFIPSRFL, from the exons ATGGGGGAGACAAACCAGCCACCGCCGCCACAGCCGACGgtcgcgccgccgccgatggcgaTGCCGATGCAGCCCATGATGGGGCCGCccgtcggcgccggcgccttCCACCCGCCCCACGAGCAGTTCAACCATCTCGCCTACTGCGTCCACTCCAATCCGTCTTGGG TTCAGGTGGCAGCACTTGCATTCCTTCACTATCTTGTGATGTTGGGCTCTACTGTCATGCTTGCATCGATTATTGTTCCCGCAATGGGTGGTAACGCT GGGGACAAGGCTCGTGTTATTCAATCTTTCCTCTTTATGAGTGGCATCAATACACTCCTGCAAACACTTATTGGAACGAGGCTTCCAACAATTATGAATGCCTCCTTTGCATTTGTTGTCCCGGTGCTGTCAATAGCCAGAGAATTTGATCCAAATGACTTTGCAAGTAATCACCAG AGATTTGTCCACACAATAAGAACAACGCAAGGGGCTCTGATTGTTGCTTCTATCCTCAACATGATTCTTGGATTCAGCACAATATGGGGGGCATATGCCAA GAAATTCAGTCCTGTAATAATGACCCCTGTTGTTTGTGTCGTTGGTCTTGGACTATTTGAACTTGGCTTTCCCCAG GTTGGGAAATGCGTGGAGATTGGGCTGCCAATGCTAATTCTTGCGGTGGTTGTGCAACAG TATGTGCCACATTACTTCAGGCATTTCCATGAACGGATCACCTTCTTGTTTGAGAGGTATTCGTTGCTTCTTTGTATCGGCATTGTGTGGGCCTTTGCAGCTATCCTTACTGCAGCTGGTGCATACAACCATGTCTCACTTAAGACGCAGCAGCACTGCCGCACCGATAGGTCTttcctcatgtcatctgcaCCATG GATCAAAATTCCATACCCGTTCCAATGGGGTACGCCAATCTTCACCGCTGGTCATTCATTTGGGATGATGGGTGCTGTACTTGTTTCGGCCTTTGAG TCAACAGGAGCACACTTTGCAACCGCACGTCTAGCGGGTGCTACACCACCTCCAGGTCATGTCCTTAGTCGAAGTATTGGCTTGCAG GGTATTGGGATGTTCCTGGAGGGGATCTTTGGCGCTCCAGCTGGTTCATCTGTATCAGT TGAAAACATTGGCCTCCTTGGACTGACGAAAGTTGGAAGTAGGAGAGTGATCCAGATATCAACTGGATTTATGATATTCTTCTCCATATTtg GGAAGTTTGGGGCCTTTTTTGCATCAATTCCATTGCCAATCTTTGCAGCAATTTACTGCATCTTGTTTGGCATCGTAG CTGCTGTGGGAGTCTCATTTATGCAGTTTGCCAACAAGAACTCGATGAGGAACATCTACATCGTCGGACTCTCATTGTTCCTTGGCATCTCAATCCCTCAATACTTCAACGAATATACTTCTTCTTCTAGCCATGGGCCTGCCCGGACAAATGCAGGATGG TTCAATGACATCATAAACACAGTGTTTGCTTCTGGCCCAACCGTGGCGCTGATTGTTGCATCCATTCTGGATAACACATTGGAGGTTAGCGGTCATGAGTCTGACCGAGGGCTCTCATGGTTCACGCCATTCCTGCACCGTCGAAAGGGTTTCTCAGACCCGAGAAATGAGGAGTTCTACAGCTTCCCAATCAGGGTTCATGACTTCATCCCTAGCCGATTCCTCTGA
- the LOC133904777 gene encoding nucleobase-ascorbate transporter 3-like isoform X2 produces MLGSTVMLASIIVPAMGGNAGDKARVIQSFLFMSGINTLLQTLIGTRLPTIMNASFAFVVPVLSIAREFDPNDFASNHQRFVHTIRTTQGALIVASILNMILGFSTIWGAYAKKFSPVIMTPVVCVVGLGLFELGFPQVGKCVEIGLPMLILAVVVQQYVPHYFRHFHERITFLFERYSLLLCIGIVWAFAAILTAAGAYNHVSLKTQQHCRTDRSFLMSSAPWIKIPYPFQWGTPIFTAGHSFGMMGAVLVSAFESTGAHFATARLAGATPPPGHVLSRSIGLQGIGMFLEGIFGAPAGSSVSVENIGLLGLTKVGSRRVIQISTGFMIFFSIFGKFGAFFASIPLPIFAAIYCILFGIVAAVGVSFMQFANKNSMRNIYIVGLSLFLGISIPQYFNEYTSSSSHGPARTNAGWFNDIINTVFASGPTVALIVASILDNTLEVSGHESDRGLSWFTPFLHRRKGFSDPRNEEFYSFPIRVHDFIPSRFL; encoded by the exons ATGTTGGGCTCTACTGTCATGCTTGCATCGATTATTGTTCCCGCAATGGGTGGTAACGCT GGGGACAAGGCTCGTGTTATTCAATCTTTCCTCTTTATGAGTGGCATCAATACACTCCTGCAAACACTTATTGGAACGAGGCTTCCAACAATTATGAATGCCTCCTTTGCATTTGTTGTCCCGGTGCTGTCAATAGCCAGAGAATTTGATCCAAATGACTTTGCAAGTAATCACCAG AGATTTGTCCACACAATAAGAACAACGCAAGGGGCTCTGATTGTTGCTTCTATCCTCAACATGATTCTTGGATTCAGCACAATATGGGGGGCATATGCCAA GAAATTCAGTCCTGTAATAATGACCCCTGTTGTTTGTGTCGTTGGTCTTGGACTATTTGAACTTGGCTTTCCCCAG GTTGGGAAATGCGTGGAGATTGGGCTGCCAATGCTAATTCTTGCGGTGGTTGTGCAACAG TATGTGCCACATTACTTCAGGCATTTCCATGAACGGATCACCTTCTTGTTTGAGAGGTATTCGTTGCTTCTTTGTATCGGCATTGTGTGGGCCTTTGCAGCTATCCTTACTGCAGCTGGTGCATACAACCATGTCTCACTTAAGACGCAGCAGCACTGCCGCACCGATAGGTCTttcctcatgtcatctgcaCCATG GATCAAAATTCCATACCCGTTCCAATGGGGTACGCCAATCTTCACCGCTGGTCATTCATTTGGGATGATGGGTGCTGTACTTGTTTCGGCCTTTGAG TCAACAGGAGCACACTTTGCAACCGCACGTCTAGCGGGTGCTACACCACCTCCAGGTCATGTCCTTAGTCGAAGTATTGGCTTGCAG GGTATTGGGATGTTCCTGGAGGGGATCTTTGGCGCTCCAGCTGGTTCATCTGTATCAGT TGAAAACATTGGCCTCCTTGGACTGACGAAAGTTGGAAGTAGGAGAGTGATCCAGATATCAACTGGATTTATGATATTCTTCTCCATATTtg GGAAGTTTGGGGCCTTTTTTGCATCAATTCCATTGCCAATCTTTGCAGCAATTTACTGCATCTTGTTTGGCATCGTAG CTGCTGTGGGAGTCTCATTTATGCAGTTTGCCAACAAGAACTCGATGAGGAACATCTACATCGTCGGACTCTCATTGTTCCTTGGCATCTCAATCCCTCAATACTTCAACGAATATACTTCTTCTTCTAGCCATGGGCCTGCCCGGACAAATGCAGGATGG TTCAATGACATCATAAACACAGTGTTTGCTTCTGGCCCAACCGTGGCGCTGATTGTTGCATCCATTCTGGATAACACATTGGAGGTTAGCGGTCATGAGTCTGACCGAGGGCTCTCATGGTTCACGCCATTCCTGCACCGTCGAAAGGGTTTCTCAGACCCGAGAAATGAGGAGTTCTACAGCTTCCCAATCAGGGTTCATGACTTCATCCCTAGCCGATTCCTCTGA